The segment TCTCCCGGTTTGACCCCCTTCTCTCCCGGTTTCGGTGCATTGCCTCCCGTTTCAAAACCGCGCTCTCCCGATTTCGATGCGCTTTCTCCCGTTTTGAATTCCTTCTCTCCCGATTTTGCTCCTTCCTCTACCGGTTTGCAGTTGCATTCACCAGCACCACCCACCAAAACCACAAAAAAAGAGACAGATCACTCTGCCTCTCTAATGTCACTCACTATAAATTTACTTCTTCAAATTATAAAATGCATCCATTCCAGCGTATTCACCCATACCAGCTAATTCATCTTCAATGCGCAACAGCTGGTTGTATTTCGCAACACGGTCTGTGCGTGATGGTGCGCCTGTTTTGATTTGGCCTGCGTTTGTTGCTACTGCAATGTCAGCGATGGTTGCATCTTCTGTTTCACCGGAGCGGTGGGAGATGACTGCTGTGTAGCCTGCGCGTTTTGCCATTTCAATTGCCTCGAATGTTTCGGTAAGCGTACCGATTTGGTTCACTTTAACGAGGATCGAATTACCGACACCTTGCTCGATACCTTGTGCGAGTTTTACTGTGTTTGTAACAAATAAGTCGTCACCGACAAGTTGCACGCGGTCACCAAGGCGGTCTGTTAACAATTTAAAGCCTTCCCAGTCATTTTCATCCAATCCGTCTTCCATGGAAATAATTGGGTACTTGTTAACCATATCTTCGTACCAGTCAACCATTTCAGCTGATGTACGAACAACACCTTCCCCTTTTAGATTGTATTTGCCATCTTCATATATTTCAGATGCAGCGACATCCATTGCCAGCTTAACTTCTACTCCAGGTTTGTAGCCGGCCGCTTCGATCGCTTCCACGATAGTTTGCAACGCTTCTTCGTTAGAGCCTAAGCTTGGTGCGAATCCACCTTCGTCACCAACACCTGTATTGTAGCCTTTTGATTTCAAGACTTTTTTCAAGGAATGGAAAATTTCCGCACCTGTACGGAGTGCTTCTTGGAATGTAGAAGCTGCTACAGGCATGATCATGAATTCCTGGATATCCACATTATTATCAGCATGCTCCCCACCATTTAAGATGTTCATCATTGGTGTTGGCAGTGTTTTTGCA is part of the Virgibacillus sp. NKC19-16 genome and harbors:
- the eno gene encoding phosphopyruvate hydratase, whose amino-acid sequence is MPYITDVYAREVLDSRGNPTVEVEIFTESGAFGAALVPSGASTGEYEAVELRDGDEQRYLGKGVLNAVANVNEIIAPELVGLDVTRQNVIDSLLLELDGTENKGNLGANAILGVSMAVAHAASSFLELPLYNYLGGFNAKTLPTPMMNILNGGEHADNNVDIQEFMIMPVAASTFQEALRTGAEIFHSLKKVLKSKGYNTGVGDEGGFAPSLGSNEEALQTIVEAIEAAGYKPGVEVKLAMDVAASEIYEDGKYNLKGEGVVRTSAEMVDWYEDMVNKYPIISMEDGLDENDWEGFKLLTDRLGDRVQLVGDDLFVTNTVKLAQGIEQGVGNSILVKVNQIGTLTETFEAIEMAKRAGYTAVISHRSGETEDATIADIAVATNAGQIKTGAPSRTDRVAKYNQLLRIEDELAGMGEYAGMDAFYNLKK